In one Mesoaciditoga lauensis cd-1655R = DSM 25116 genomic region, the following are encoded:
- a CDS encoding chemotaxis protein CheW — MNVKDMTAPFEILGFKFGDHEYAIEIGIVEMIVEENQITPVPNSKPFIKGVMNLRGRIVPVIDLRKVLNMEDYDDKKDANIIVTKIDDSEIGFLVDGVTEVLWVNPDEIDSGIKVEESKYFKGVVKKGERLLVLIDVSEFINDEVNEI, encoded by the coding sequence ATGAACGTAAAAGATATGACCGCACCGTTTGAAATCTTAGGTTTTAAATTTGGAGATCATGAATATGCCATAGAGATCGGAATCGTGGAGATGATAGTGGAAGAGAACCAAATTACGCCTGTTCCGAATTCGAAGCCTTTTATAAAAGGTGTAATGAACCTTCGTGGTAGGATCGTACCAGTCATAGATCTCAGAAAAGTTCTAAACATGGAAGATTACGATGATAAAAAAGATGCCAACATCATCGTCACGAAGATAGATGATAGCGAGATAGGATTTTTAGTTGATGGGGTTACGGAAGTTTTGTGGGTTAACCCAGACGAGATCGATTCCGGGATAAAGGTGGAAGAATCGAAATATTTTAAAGGTGTCGTAAAAAAAGGAGAAAGGCTTCTTGTTCTTATAGACGTCTCTGAGTTTATAAACGATGAGGTAAATGAAATTTAA
- the rsmA gene encoding 16S rRNA (adenine(1518)-N(6)/adenine(1519)-N(6))-dimethyltransferase RsmA produces MPKKRFSQNFLTNASIAERIVEEAGVKAGETVLEIGAGKGILTHILLNKGANVVAFEIDRDLFQYLEEKFKGMNVQFIFQDFLSYEGELHFDRCVSNIPYHITTPIIKKLFSIGAESATLMVQKEYAQRILALPKKKAYGSLTLFVQMRYDVKKLFDVEKGSFFPVPSVDSTVIRLERTEKWTSQIKDMKKFEAMVKDAFSHKRKMIKNNLHAYEISEEEMLKIGISGKMRAEELSLEDFMNLAKLVLS; encoded by the coding sequence ATGCCAAAAAAGAGATTTTCCCAGAATTTTCTGACAAATGCCTCGATAGCCGAAAGGATCGTGGAAGAAGCGGGTGTCAAAGCGGGAGAAACAGTTCTTGAGATTGGCGCTGGAAAGGGAATTCTTACACACATACTTTTAAATAAAGGGGCAAATGTTGTTGCTTTTGAAATAGATAGGGATCTCTTTCAGTATCTAGAGGAAAAATTCAAAGGAATGAACGTTCAATTCATCTTTCAAGATTTTTTGAGTTACGAAGGCGAATTGCATTTTGATAGATGTGTTTCGAATATCCCTTATCATATAACAACTCCCATAATAAAAAAGCTCTTTTCTATAGGTGCTGAATCTGCAACTTTAATGGTTCAAAAAGAATACGCCCAAAGAATTCTGGCCCTTCCAAAGAAGAAAGCTTACGGTTCTTTAACCCTATTCGTCCAGATGAGATACGATGTAAAAAAGCTTTTTGATGTGGAAAAGGGGTCATTTTTCCCGGTCCCATCTGTTGACTCAACGGTTATAAGGCTTGAAAGAACAGAAAAATGGACATCCCAGATAAAAGATATGAAGAAATTCGAAGCGATGGTAAAGGATGCCTTTTCCCATAAACGTAAGATGATAAAAAACAACTTACATGCTTATGAAATAAGCGAGGAAGAGATGTTGAAAATAGGGATATCTGGTAAAATGAGAGCGGAGGAATTATCTTTAGAAGACTTTATGAATCTTGCAAAGTTAGTTCTTTCTTGA
- a CDS encoding 8-oxoguanine deaminase, protein MKYLFKNISHLATFGPQKEITNAFVAVEENVITYVGKEAPEGEFDRTVDCSNMIMLPGFVNTHHHLYQSLTRNVRKVQNSKLFDWLVNLYEIWKNLDEEASYVSAAVAAAEMALSGVTTTSDMLYLYPEGKNSIFDEEIKGVSHVGLRFHPTRGAMSMSKKDGGLPPDSVVQTEDEILSEYERVISKYHDRSKYAMTRVALAPCSPFSVTEKLMIETREMAEEKDVLLHTHLSETKDEDEFCVEKFGLRPVDYMDKLGWLNPRVWFAHLVQLKDEEIEKLKKHDVGVAHCPSSNMRLGSGIAPITKMKGMRISLGVDGSASNDTGNMILEARNAMLLQRVKYGADALTPREALEFATLGGAKVLRMDDYIGSIEVGKAADLIMFDMNKLEFAGGLDDPVGAILMCDAKKVDFNMINGKIIVEDGKLLVEDIEKLIERQNEISNRLLRG, encoded by the coding sequence GTGAAGTATCTCTTTAAAAACATATCTCATCTGGCTACATTTGGACCCCAAAAGGAAATAACGAACGCTTTCGTAGCGGTTGAAGAAAATGTAATAACCTACGTTGGAAAAGAAGCACCAGAGGGAGAATTTGATCGAACAGTGGACTGTTCAAATATGATAATGCTTCCGGGATTTGTTAACACCCATCACCATCTTTATCAATCCCTCACAAGGAATGTTAGAAAAGTTCAAAATTCGAAGTTGTTCGATTGGCTTGTAAACCTTTATGAAATATGGAAGAATTTGGATGAAGAGGCTTCTTATGTAAGCGCTGCAGTGGCAGCGGCGGAAATGGCATTAAGCGGCGTCACCACGACAAGCGATATGCTTTACCTTTATCCCGAAGGAAAAAATTCCATCTTTGACGAAGAGATAAAAGGGGTATCGCATGTTGGACTAAGGTTTCATCCCACACGTGGCGCCATGTCAATGTCGAAAAAAGATGGAGGGCTTCCACCAGATTCCGTTGTCCAAACGGAAGACGAGATCCTTTCCGAATACGAGCGTGTTATTTCCAAATACCACGATCGATCCAAATATGCTATGACACGTGTTGCTTTGGCACCATGTTCACCTTTTTCTGTCACCGAAAAATTGATGATAGAAACACGTGAAATGGCTGAAGAAAAGGATGTACTCCTTCACACGCATCTCTCTGAAACCAAAGATGAAGATGAATTCTGTGTTGAAAAATTTGGGTTAAGGCCCGTTGATTATATGGATAAACTTGGGTGGCTGAATCCAAGGGTATGGTTTGCCCATTTGGTTCAACTTAAAGACGAAGAAATAGAAAAACTCAAAAAACACGATGTAGGAGTTGCACACTGTCCTTCATCCAACATGAGGTTAGGTTCAGGAATAGCTCCTATAACGAAAATGAAAGGCATGAGAATCTCTTTGGGAGTAGACGGAAGCGCTTCGAACGACACTGGAAACATGATACTGGAAGCAAGGAACGCCATGTTGCTTCAGAGGGTTAAATACGGTGCCGATGCTTTAACACCTCGAGAAGCTTTGGAATTCGCTACCCTTGGTGGGGCAAAGGTGCTGCGAATGGACGATTACATAGGAAGCATAGAGGTTGGAAAAGCGGCGGACTTGATAATGTTTGACATGAACAAATTGGAATTCGCTGGCGGCCTTGATGATCCGGTAGGAGCTATTTTAATGTGTGATGCCAAAAAGGTAGATTTCAACATGATAAATGGTAAAATAATAGTTGAAGATGGAAAACTTCTTGTGGAAGATATTGAAAAACTCATAGAACGCCAAAACGAAATTTCCAATAGATTGTTAAGGGGGTAA
- a CDS encoding TIGR00725 family protein, translated as MNQMEVEALKIGVIGYSGSINKEPVKPLENICEELGKEIAKRGHTLVSGGRDGIMELVSKSAKEAGGLVIGILPGLENGNDHLTFGVKTDMDFAMRSILMMYNVDVVISIGGKAGTALELFAAYGHSIPIFLLRGTGGWTDRITKVLLEGKYLDERKSVELKSVWSVEEFMEEIEKMEDKI; from the coding sequence ATGAATCAAATGGAGGTGGAAGCGTTGAAAATAGGAGTAATAGGTTATTCCGGAAGCATAAATAAAGAGCCGGTAAAACCTTTGGAAAACATATGTGAAGAATTAGGAAAAGAAATAGCAAAAAGAGGCCACACCCTTGTAAGCGGTGGAAGAGATGGAATCATGGAACTCGTTTCCAAATCCGCCAAAGAAGCTGGTGGGCTTGTTATTGGCATTTTACCTGGTTTAGAAAATGGAAATGACCATTTGACTTTTGGTGTGAAGACGGACATGGATTTCGCCATGCGTTCCATATTGATGATGTACAACGTCGATGTTGTGATAAGCATCGGCGGCAAGGCTGGAACGGCCCTTGAGTTGTTTGCGGCATACGGTCATTCCATTCCGATCTTTCTTTTAAGAGGAACAGGTGGATGGACAGATAGAATAACCAAAGTTCTCCTGGAAGGGAAGTATCTTGATGAAAGAAAAAGCGTTGAATTGAAAAGTGTATGGAGTGTGGAAGAGTTTATGGAAGAAATAGAAAAGATGGAGGATAAAATATGA
- the cheY gene encoding chemotaxis protein CheY, translated as MAKKVLVVDDAAFMRMLLKDIITKAGYEVVGEASNGAEAVEKYKELKPDIVTMDITMPEMNGIEATKEIMKIDPNANIIMCSAMGQQMMVVEAIQAGAKDFIVKPFQQGRVVEALSKISK; from the coding sequence ATGGCTAAAAAAGTACTTGTAGTGGATGATGCGGCATTTATGAGAATGCTACTTAAAGATATCATAACAAAAGCGGGGTATGAAGTTGTTGGAGAAGCGTCCAACGGGGCAGAAGCCGTTGAGAAATATAAAGAATTAAAGCCAGATATAGTGACAATGGATATAACAATGCCGGAAATGAACGGCATAGAAGCTACAAAAGAGATCATGAAGATAGATCCAAACGCTAATATCATCATGTGTAGCGCTATGGGCCAGCAGATGATGGTTGTTGAAGCCATTCAAGCAGGGGCAAAAGATTTCATAGTGAAACCTTTCCAGCAGGGAAGAGTTGTCGAAGCGCTCTCAAAGATAAGTAAGTGA
- a CDS encoding chemotaxis protein CheA yields MDMSQYLSVFVDEAKENLQGLNDAILKLESDPNSQDAVNEIFRLMHTLKGSSATMGFSKMSKICHALESHLDKVRSGKRKVTENLVDLLFSGIDMLNEAIENIENGGDDSDLDVDEIIQALSGKSENTPTADDKKETEEGSKASNFGEEKAEEEEKFSDDELKAVRDVAEKALEENLNVYKITVELSKDSVMKSARMYIVFHRIEENGGQIIHSEPPAEEIEKENFDTTVELIVITAMGVKELQDLVSNVSEVEKVIIQPFDIEKGKEEEKEEKETSKKIPEQQAKKVEKVTASAKRRAKLTQSVRVDVEKLDTLMNLMAELVISRSRIEETLKKYKIKEVDESLSQLGRITLDLQSIVMKIRMIPVSFVFDRFPRMVRDLSKKLNKKINFVVQGEDTELDRTVADEIGEPLVHIIRNAIDHGIETEEERIGAGKPPTGTVVLSARQEGDSVIIEVDDDGRGFSKEKIIKKALEKGLIQEYEVASLSPEEIFNLTFEPGFSTTDNPTEVSGRGVGMDVVKKTIESLNGNVYLESTEGKGTRVVIKLPLTLSIIQALLTEVGENVYAIPISAIDSTITINQKDIKDVEGRKTVLIRGEIVPVVDLRELFSSENMEEKADLVVTRYKEKKYGFIVNRLLGQQDIVIKALGKLFKEVKEFSGGAILGNGSIALIIDVPSLIQKALSR; encoded by the coding sequence ATGGACATGAGTCAATATTTGAGCGTTTTCGTTGATGAGGCGAAAGAAAATCTTCAGGGTTTAAATGACGCCATTTTGAAGCTGGAATCTGATCCGAATTCGCAAGATGCTGTAAACGAGATCTTTCGCCTGATGCATACTTTGAAAGGTTCGTCGGCGACGATGGGTTTTTCGAAGATGTCAAAAATTTGTCACGCCCTTGAAAGTCACTTGGATAAGGTTAGAAGCGGAAAGAGGAAAGTCACAGAAAATCTTGTGGACTTGCTTTTTTCTGGTATCGATATGCTTAATGAGGCAATAGAAAACATAGAAAATGGTGGTGACGATTCGGATTTAGACGTAGATGAAATCATTCAAGCCCTTTCTGGAAAAAGCGAGAACACTCCAACTGCCGATGATAAGAAAGAAACAGAAGAAGGAAGTAAGGCTTCCAATTTTGGAGAAGAAAAAGCTGAAGAGGAAGAAAAATTCAGTGATGATGAGTTGAAAGCGGTCCGCGATGTTGCCGAGAAGGCATTGGAGGAAAATCTTAACGTTTACAAGATAACCGTTGAGCTTTCAAAAGATTCCGTCATGAAATCGGCAAGAATGTACATTGTTTTTCATAGAATAGAAGAGAATGGCGGACAGATAATTCATTCTGAGCCACCAGCGGAAGAAATAGAAAAAGAAAATTTCGATACAACCGTTGAATTAATAGTCATAACGGCAATGGGAGTAAAAGAATTGCAAGATCTCGTTTCAAACGTTTCGGAAGTTGAAAAGGTTATTATTCAACCTTTTGATATAGAAAAAGGAAAAGAAGAGGAAAAAGAAGAAAAGGAAACGTCTAAAAAAATCCCTGAACAACAGGCAAAGAAAGTTGAAAAAGTAACAGCCAGCGCTAAAAGGCGAGCTAAACTAACTCAGAGTGTAAGAGTGGATGTGGAAAAATTAGATACTCTGATGAATTTGATGGCCGAGCTGGTTATAAGTAGGAGTCGAATAGAAGAGACTCTCAAAAAGTACAAGATAAAAGAAGTGGATGAGAGCCTTTCCCAACTTGGAAGAATTACCCTGGATCTTCAAAGCATTGTCATGAAGATAAGAATGATACCAGTTTCATTTGTTTTCGATAGATTCCCAAGGATGGTAAGAGATCTTTCAAAGAAATTAAACAAAAAGATAAACTTTGTTGTTCAAGGAGAAGATACAGAACTCGATAGAACAGTGGCTGATGAGATAGGAGAGCCTCTTGTTCATATAATAAGAAATGCCATAGATCACGGTATCGAAACAGAAGAAGAAAGAATAGGTGCAGGCAAGCCTCCGACGGGTACAGTGGTACTTTCTGCAAGACAAGAAGGAGACAGCGTTATCATAGAAGTTGATGATGATGGACGAGGCTTTAGCAAAGAAAAGATCATAAAAAAAGCATTGGAAAAAGGACTTATTCAAGAGTATGAAGTTGCAAGTTTAAGTCCCGAAGAGATATTCAATTTAACATTTGAGCCGGGTTTCTCGACGACCGATAATCCTACAGAAGTATCGGGACGAGGTGTGGGAATGGACGTTGTCAAGAAAACCATAGAATCGTTAAACGGAAATGTTTATCTTGAAAGTACAGAGGGAAAGGGAACAAGAGTGGTTATCAAATTACCGCTTACCCTTTCGATTATCCAAGCACTTCTCACAGAAGTGGGAGAAAACGTGTATGCCATTCCCATTTCAGCAATCGATAGCACTATAACTATCAATCAGAAAGACATAAAAGATGTGGAAGGGCGTAAAACGGTTCTTATACGCGGAGAAATAGTGCCTGTAGTGGATCTTAGAGAGCTATTCAGCTCTGAAAACATGGAAGAAAAAGCCGATTTGGTGGTCACGAGATATAAAGAAAAGAAGTATGGGTTCATAGTCAATAGGCTGTTAGGACAGCAAGACATAGTTATAAAAGCGTTAGGAAAACTCTTCAAAGAGGTGAAGGAGTTCAGTGGTGGGGCAATACTGGGCAACGGTTCAATAGCCCTCATCATCGATGTTCCCTCACTTATTCAGAAAGCACTATCGAGGTGA
- the gltX gene encoding glutamate--tRNA ligase, which yields MIRVRFAPSPTGYLHVGGARTALFDWLFARKNNGKFILRIEDTDTERSTQESEKTIIDDLKWCGLDWDEGPDVDGEYGPYRQSERVKKGVYQKYAEKLISLQRAYFAIYDKEDAKKIVRKSFSSEEANSYKEKGHSVTVNFIVEKGKTTFKDLAKGEMEFDNSTFDDMVIVKSNGYPTYNFAVVIDDHLMQITHVVRGEDHLTNTPKQIMIYKSLGWELPQFMHIPLILGPDRTPLSKRHGGTSVDYFRERGIMSKAFMNYLALLGWGTEDEIFDPFEKVEDFELEKLSNKPAVFDPAKLEWVNGQHMRKMAIEDVLKEFKEWLELYRKEDAGWISDEGYAKKVLEICRQKVNTLKALSEFAEPFFLEKPNFEEKAKQALEPEYVPSYLELALTELKKLSEWNVEKIEEAIRSMASKEEISKKKFFQALRAALLGKTVTPGLFESVYVLGKERTTQRLSKALEILNKKGDE from the coding sequence ATGATAAGGGTAAGATTTGCTCCCAGTCCAACCGGATATCTTCATGTAGGAGGGGCAAGAACGGCCTTATTCGATTGGCTTTTTGCAAGAAAGAACAACGGAAAATTCATCTTGAGAATAGAAGATACCGATACAGAACGATCAACGCAAGAATCTGAAAAAACCATAATAGATGATTTGAAATGGTGTGGTTTGGATTGGGACGAAGGCCCCGATGTTGATGGTGAATACGGACCCTACCGCCAAAGTGAAAGGGTAAAGAAAGGCGTTTACCAAAAATATGCGGAAAAACTGATAAGTCTGCAGAGGGCTTATTTTGCCATTTACGACAAAGAAGATGCAAAAAAGATCGTAAGAAAGAGCTTTTCTTCGGAGGAAGCAAATTCCTACAAAGAGAAAGGTCATAGCGTAACCGTGAATTTCATCGTGGAAAAGGGAAAAACAACCTTTAAGGATCTTGCAAAAGGCGAGATGGAATTTGATAATTCCACATTTGACGATATGGTCATAGTGAAATCAAACGGCTATCCCACGTACAATTTTGCCGTTGTGATCGATGATCACCTTATGCAAATTACCCACGTTGTTAGGGGAGAAGATCACCTTACAAACACTCCAAAGCAGATAATGATATATAAATCCCTGGGATGGGAATTACCGCAGTTCATGCACATTCCCTTGATTCTCGGACCTGATAGGACTCCTTTGAGCAAAAGGCACGGCGGAACATCGGTAGATTATTTTAGAGAACGAGGGATAATGAGCAAAGCTTTTATGAATTACCTTGCGTTGCTGGGCTGGGGAACAGAAGACGAAATTTTCGATCCATTTGAGAAAGTTGAAGATTTCGAACTGGAAAAGCTTTCCAACAAACCAGCGGTTTTCGATCCGGCTAAATTGGAATGGGTAAACGGCCAACATATGAGAAAAATGGCAATAGAAGACGTGCTAAAAGAATTCAAAGAGTGGTTAGAACTTTATAGAAAAGAAGATGCAGGATGGATTAGCGATGAGGGTTACGCAAAAAAGGTACTTGAGATATGTAGGCAAAAGGTGAATACATTGAAAGCCTTATCCGAATTTGCCGAACCTTTCTTCCTTGAAAAACCCAACTTTGAAGAAAAAGCAAAACAGGCTCTTGAACCTGAATACGTACCTTCCTATCTGGAATTAGCATTGACGGAATTGAAAAAACTATCTGAATGGAATGTTGAAAAAATAGAAGAAGCCATAAGAAGTATGGCTTCGAAAGAAGAAATCTCAAAAAAGAAGTTTTTTCAAGCGCTTAGAGCCGCTTTGCTTGGGAAAACAGTAACACCAGGGCTTTTTGAAAGTGTATATGTCCTGGGAAAAGAAAGAACAACGCAAAGACTATCAAAAGCTTTAGAAATTCTCAACAAAAAGGGAGATGAATAA
- the fliP gene encoding flagellar type III secretion system pore protein FliP (The bacterial flagellar biogenesis protein FliP forms a type III secretion system (T3SS)-type pore required for flagellar assembly.) has product MAAGTPPLPNVSISLGGTPTNTQLTTTLTILIVITVLSLAPAILVLMTSFTRIVVVFALLRSAMGTQQSPPNQILIGLALFMTFFIMQPTFTSAYNNAVKPYMSGKIGYQQAIKDGIQPFREFMYAEIIRHKNGDAIKIFTQYRKMETPKKLSDIPTSVLIPAFVISELKIAFKIGVLLYIPFILIDMVTASILLAMGMIMIPPVMVSLPFKLLLFVLVNGWDLVVTGLLNSF; this is encoded by the coding sequence ATGGCAGCTGGAACTCCTCCTCTTCCTAACGTTAGTATAAGTTTAGGAGGAACTCCGACGAACACTCAATTGACCACCACCCTCACCATTTTAATCGTTATAACCGTTTTATCCCTGGCACCCGCTATTCTTGTCTTGATGACTTCTTTTACAAGGATAGTGGTGGTCTTTGCCCTTCTTAGAAGTGCCATGGGTACTCAACAATCTCCCCCTAATCAAATTTTGATAGGATTAGCGTTGTTTATGACGTTTTTCATAATGCAACCCACTTTCACAAGTGCGTATAACAATGCTGTAAAGCCGTATATGAGCGGAAAGATAGGGTATCAACAAGCGATAAAAGATGGCATTCAACCTTTTAGAGAATTCATGTACGCTGAAATAATAAGGCACAAGAACGGAGATGCTATCAAGATATTTACCCAATACAGAAAAATGGAAACTCCTAAAAAGCTTTCGGATATTCCCACTTCCGTTTTGATACCGGCTTTTGTGATAAGTGAGTTAAAAATCGCTTTTAAAATAGGTGTGCTCCTCTATATTCCTTTTATATTGATCGATATGGTAACGGCTTCAATTTTGCTTGCCATGGGAATGATCATGATCCCGCCAGTCATGGTTTCACTGCCTTTCAAATTACTCTTGTTCGTGCTGGTAAATGGATGGGATCTTGTAGTTACAGGACTTTTAAACAGTTTTTGA
- a CDS encoding FliO/MopB family protein, with the protein MASATPTSSFGSASLTFLISTIIIIAVLLFVLYVVRKFGVKHLKSKYMKVLDVLPLGKSTVIYLVELKNRYFFVACTPSNTQVLMELKDEDDIKDIEIGESDEGFSRVLFSKLGKRFLKDQIDRIDELK; encoded by the coding sequence GTGGCTTCCGCCACACCAACCTCCAGTTTTGGTTCGGCAAGCTTAACGTTTTTAATTTCAACGATAATAATAATAGCCGTCCTTCTATTTGTATTGTACGTAGTTAGAAAATTTGGAGTTAAGCATCTAAAATCGAAATACATGAAGGTTTTAGATGTTCTTCCTTTGGGAAAAAGCACCGTGATTTATCTGGTTGAATTGAAAAACAGGTATTTCTTTGTGGCGTGTACTCCATCTAACACGCAGGTTTTGATGGAATTAAAAGATGAGGACGATATAAAAGATATAGAAATTGGAGAAAGCGATGAAGGGTTTTCCAGGGTTCTGTTTTCGAAGTTAGGAAAGCGATTCTTGAAAGATCAAATAGATAGGATAGATGAATTGAAGTGA